In the genome of Mycobacteriales bacterium, one region contains:
- a CDS encoding sulfurtransferase TusA family protein, with the protein MIVLDQRGRRCPLPVIELARHIGDVAVGELIGVAADDPAARLDVPAWCRMRGHDYAGETTAPDGVPIYSVRRQA; encoded by the coding sequence GTGATCGTCCTGGACCAGCGCGGCCGGCGCTGCCCGCTGCCGGTCATCGAGCTGGCCCGGCACATCGGCGACGTCGCGGTCGGCGAGCTGATCGGGGTCGCCGCCGACGACCCGGCCGCCCGCCTCGACGTCCCGGCCTGGTGCCGGATGCGCGGCCACGACTACGCCGGTGAGACCACCGCGCCCGACGGAGTCCCCATTTATTCGGTACGGCGACAAGCCTGA